Within the Telopea speciosissima isolate NSW1024214 ecotype Mountain lineage chromosome 4, Tspe_v1, whole genome shotgun sequence genome, the region attaagttgggataagactgaatTGATTGTTGTCGTTAAAAAAAGATTAGATGGATCCATTCAAGTATCTTATAAATGGTGAGATCCATGTGGAATGACAACCCATGTGTGTAGAGTAATATAGACTCCACAGAGCATCTCCCATCAGCATCTATAATGGTTGCTAcgtcttcttctttccttctcactaCTCTGTTGTTCACTTTGTCTCTAACAATATCGGTCATTGGAtgatgatgttttttttttatttaaaaaaaaaaaggtgatgaTGTTGTCGTTTGACTTTTCCAAGCCATATTAATTAAACAGCATTTACTTTGTGAATTATGAAATCAGATCTCTGCAAGTAGATTCCGGCAATTTCACAAGAAGATGGGTTAGTTCCTTTGACGCCGAAAGAGAACGTCcaggaagggaaagaaaagggtGGATGATCACAGTACACGATCTCTCAGGCTCCCCTGTAGCAGCTGCTTCCATGATCACACCCTTCGTTCCTTCTCCAGGTTCTGATCGTGTGTCACGTTCCAACCCAGGAGCATGGCTAATCCTCCGTCCTCACGGCTTATCCATCAGCAACTGGAAACCTTGGGGACGCCTGGAAGCATGGCGAGAACGAGGTGCCATTGATGGATTAGGTTACAAATTCGAACTCGTCACTGAAAGCGGCACTACCAACATTGGAATCCCCATTGCTGAGGGAACTATGAGTGTCCGAAAAGGTGGAAAGTTCAATATCGACACTactagcaccaccaccaccagttgTGGTGGCGAAACGGTTAGAGGTGGGTTTGTGATGGGTTCAAGTGTGGAAGGTGAAGGAAAGATTAGTAAACCAATGGTTGAAGTGGGTGTGCAACATGTGACGTGTATTGCTGATGCTGCACTCTTTATTGCATTATCTGCTGCCATTGATCTTAGTATGGATGCTTGTAGGCTTTTCTCACATAAACTTAGAAAAGAGTTTTGTCCTGACCAACAAGATTATGTTTCTTAGAATTTTGCTCTCCTATATGGGTGAGAATccaaatattattattataggtTTGAGCTAGTATGGGAGAGCAGTGTAATTCATACCCTATTTCTAAttaattctttttctctttattctttCTTCCATACTTGTAATTTTGTTGGGGTTTGTGGCTTCTGGTTTGTTTGTTGGGCTAACTTTTTTATTGAGAGAACTCTTGAGTTTGGGTTTCTTCAATAGATGAGATCAGAGATTAGAGAACCAGTTTTTGTgtattagtttagggttttacacACACAATGGAATTGTACAGAATCAAAGTGTgttatttgagagagagagagagagagatcctcccTCAATCTTTGTCCTTGTCTTCACTCTTTGATCGTGGCTCTTTGAAATCTTATGGATTTTTGTGATCCTCTCCttgtctcttcctctttctcgtGGTTCCCTCTCCTTCCTCTATGGATGTCAACTTCCACGACATGCATGTCATTTTGTTATCTCAGCCGTGGATTTATCAAGGATGCTAGACCAAGAGTTTATATTGATTTCAATGTGTTGAAGATTACAGAAGTTGATggctaatatatatatatattatatatataaaagatagAAAAACCCTAATGAGAGTCCTTAACGTTTACACTTGCCAAGAATAAGCCACTCCTTGCCATACATAAACTGATGTGTGAATGGAAAGCTTGGATCCCAAGAATCTTCAGCAGAAATAAAAAGTTGAGAAAGGGAAACCAGCTGATATGGAAGATTGAGAAAGATTGAGACGGAGAGACTCAAGagtctggatcctctccaatgacaatTAACCACCAAAGTTgatctcccaccatccatggggtgtggggacCACCTCTGCAATGTAGGGACtacaccccatggatggtgggagatcgactctggtggttaaatgtcattggagaggatctgaattcGAGACGTAATATACCTTGCCATATTTGGTGGCATGGATATATTCGGCTGATACACCCCTCTAGCGTAGGATTTGACAGGTCAGATCTTGAGCTTGTCGTGTAAAAATTGAAACTGCTGAGAAGAGAGATCCTTTGTGTAAATATCCGTTAACTAGTCTGCAATAGAGATGAATTGAACTGATAATTCCTATCTAACCACTTTTTTCCTAACAAAATGGAAGTCAATATCTATATATTTTGTGCGGGCAAGAAAAACTGAATTGGCTGATAGATATGTTGCgtcaatattgtcacaccacagGGTTTGTGGTTGGTAGGGAGGGATTCCAAGTTCTTTGAACAACGAATCAAGTCAGGTTAATTCGGCTGCAACGTCTGCGGCAACCTTATATTCAGATTCAATAAAAGATCTGACAATAGTTCGTTGTTTGTGCGATGATCATGATATCAAATTTCTACCCATAAAAATAGCATAGCCCCCTGTTGATTTGCATGTATCACCTGAATCACCAGCCCATTCAGCATCAGAGTAAGCTTTGAATTGAGTTCCTGTCAATAAGAAGACCATGAGCTTTTGTGTGCTTGAGATAATGTAGAATGCGTTCGACAAGCGCCTAGCTAGCTGTTGTTCTTAGGAGAGTTCAAGAACTGGCAGACCGTATTCACTGCGTAAATAATGTCAGGCCGAGTTAGTGTGACGTATTGAAATGCACCAACAATGAACCGGTACACAGTAGCATCATGGAAGGATGCACCCCCCAATCATTGAACTTCTTGTTTGATAATTCTTGAGTTTGGGTATCAATAAAACATGAGATCAGAGGTTAGAGTTTCTCATACAATGGAACTGTACAGAGATCAAAGGGTGTTATTTCGTTTGTaatgtttgtttatttatttatggaatttttaatttattgacACTCAGGCCATTAATATCTGAACTATTTTGCAACCTTTTTTTTGGCCGGttgatttgatatgattttgagttcaattttggattaatttcatgaaataatcaacaaataaatttttggtTAAGACATTAAAGTTATTTTGATTGCATCAatctaaaatattttaaaaataagaaatctaTGGTGGTGCTGGAGGCGGAGGTGGGGCGGGCGTGGGGGAAAgaagggggtggtggtggcgaaatagagtgattttttttataaagataTCAAATAACACATTTACCCCTGTTATTAACACATGCTCATTAATGTAGAGCATAGAATAgacttgaaattgaaatagaaatcataccaaacagcCCTAATTAGTATAAAACCTTTTTTTCGTACAAGTAAATTCTCTCTATCCAATGACCGTAATGGACACATCAATGATAGAATAGATGCCTTATGAGATTTAGAAATGTAATAGAGCTTTGTGACAATAATATTTCGATTTTATTGGGTAAATTTCATTTATGTTTAACGTTTTCAATGATTTTCATATTTTACTTGAGTGGCCTTTTGTGCAGTGTTCAATTAAATTGATAAAGTTATTTGGTTATTTAGTTTTCCCTTTACTATTACCAAgcataagggtgttaaacggttttGTTCGATTCGGTTCAACATGCTTAGGGgtagaaactgaaaccaaactaTTTAACTAAACAATCAAAAAGGAAACCTGAACCGTTTACTAAACAATAGTATTaggtttttataattttttattcaaacaactttttttcctttgcaattttttattgaaatggatGTAAACTTAATAtagaattaaattttttattaataaatgttttcttttaataattatAAGATTATAATAATTTATATGTTTTTAATAATTGTAAGGTTATAGTCGTGTATTGTATATTAGTGACCAAGTCTTGGCACAATAGTCAAGTTGTGCTAATGCAACCTATTGGTCGCACATTCAACacttggaaacaacctctcctgCGAAACAAGGGGTAAGGCTACATACATTTGCCTTTCCCAAACCCTACAGTAGCGGGAGGCTTATACACTAAGTTGCTCAGTTGTTTATTGTTTATTGTTTATTCTAACTATGAATGACTTAACttactatgtatatattaatcgGTTTTAATGATTTATCGTTAGTTTAAACGGTTCAATTTGATTTAAACTGTTTAACTAAATagtctcaattttaaaatcaaaatcgatcCATTTATTAAGCGATTTTAcagtttcgatttgattttgataaacaattttgatttaattttgacACCCATATTTTGGCTTGGCTGAAGTTATTTCCTCTATTTGGCAAAAGCTGTTTTGAACGATCCCAAATAAACTGGGTTTCAAGTGGCCCATATAGTTGTACCATGTGAAAGAATGTTGTGGCAAATTCAGTAAGTGCAATTGTGCAATCTTTTCATAGCTCTGTTTAACCACCTGCAAAAGAAAATCTTTTCACAGCACTAAATTTTTAAAACTTCATTTTACCATGTGACAATTCTTTTGGGCTTAAATTCAACAAATGAGCAACAGGCCTTGGGAATGACTTGTCCTTATATGACATATTTAAGCTATTCATGTGACAAAAAATTGGGTCATAAAGTCAATAGCCCCTCGCTTTGGGCTGCAATAGggtagggttgggttgggtcgggcttttcAAAACCCTtgtccaaccctaagtccccttagctgggatcaagcccaacccaaccctgattcaggcctgaaaaatccaaccctaacccatcCTTAGGGATTGGGctaggctgaccctgattggccttgatcatgaggagggggaagggagatgcatggagTGGTTGGGCACGgagaaaattataaattttaaataaaataacacaataataaaatatattatgtcACTTAtaatcttcatatataatattctATACAACAAATGTGTGTGACGTTTAAAGCTTATAATATCAACATATAGTTTATAGAGCCGGGCTCaacctgaggcctcaaccttggtccggcccgaccttgactcagggtcagaaatttaTAGCTCTTACCCACACTTAGGGCCAGGGTATCTCAGTCTAAACCCTATTCGGTCTCAAGGTGGGTTCGGGCCAacatggccaaacttgcacccctactttaGTGGCTAAAAACATTACAGTGTGGCGCAAGGGGCTCGGGTTTGAGACTCTCCAGCAGCAAAGTGAATTTTAGACTGGTGGAATGGTTCAATATAACTATGGTGTAGTCTCCTTCCCTACTCAAACATGGTGATGGACGTTGATGCCAATACTTGATGCAATAGAGACTGCTGTTGTCTCCTCACCCTCTGATTCTCTGTCTTCTGTAGCTCACTCTGTAGGCCAATAACTCTACAATACTGCAACAGTGTAATGTAATAATGTAACCTAACCATGTACTTCCTCCCTACTatccccctaaaaaaaatataaaaaaaaaattgtgccAAAAGAaggattgtatttaaaaaacCATTGTTCTTTACTCTTCCTTCTTTTACTTTAGACCGGAAACAATCCCTTGTTGATAGAAAAGGACGAATAGGTTGGATCTTGTTACACACCAAAACGGTTTTTCTTTTCAGCCAAATTTGTTATTAATGTATAGATTTCTTCAATCTATTCCAAACAAAATTCTACTTTAGCCTGACCTACGAATAATGCATATACCacatgtttttatttaaaatacaGTTGTCACGTCCTTATTTCAGACaaagaatataatataatataaaggatgattaggacgacgcgtgtcatcctactaaaccgtccgaatcactgacacagtgtcccaacgcacagtcataaccaatattaacacaatataatatcagaatgcgGAAAAatgaatattacattccaaagatcagtagtattgcggaagcatataaatcaaatagttacaagatgttcaaaggctagatgataaatacagtagttagttacatttccaatgaccatctaataactatcaaaagggtataacaataaatatttatacacgggcctaagccccaaaagtaaatcaaaaagggaccaagtctcgaatatcctcacggcccgtaggcacaatcatcgcaaggacacccgtcgccatgttcctcgaacacggcttccggctcctcctcaccaatctcatcatatctcgagggctgaactccaagtcccgctagatatccgtcacctgcatcataatctaaaaagtgtacgcacaagggggttagctccactgagccagtgaggggatggagatgcacaaacacgcaattcacataatccaatgatgcatgcacatgttaattccatttttccacctaacaaacaactaagtcaaaggtatatgctactgtgacaattcgggagacactgtgggtcacttaacttatcgccacaatgaaacctcaattgtcacctgggacctacgtcgatcgaagcctccaagaccactcagtggcagacccctgataaccaatactaccatgactggcctctcccacctccacagaatctggtgtactgattacccaacacctaaacccttgttggtaagggtcgtagcataagggtgtaaaatcctagccgcagatatactacatgcaagtcctatcgtcccgagagataATCCGGGCgtatcaacttttcatctggtttagtgcccggttaccagcacggcacggcgcatacagttcaacatgacattcaacataattacttcataaatgtatatagtatccggggttccggcaccggcacccaccggcaccgagacccatcaaagtaaagcatctccaatccACATTacaacaatcatatataaaagtatgcaatatgcgcaagcatgcttaataatttataatgatgacataatatacaatgcaataataatatcaagcccaaacaaccaaacccactcacaatgtatatgccaagcaccaagattataagttgtcacctcgatcaagcaataagtcacaagatggatatattaacctaaacaaggAGTaagaataaggttaaacgagcaaagggaaaggatccccaaaaggtctcccacaACCACTTAAGTACAAGGTTTCAGAAGcagagtggttgcaggagtggtttcatgcccaatttctgcaaccacaggtaaatcctagaaaaccaggggctcaggacaatctCAGTCAAGTGCAGTTGCAGGAGTAGTTTCTCAGGAAATGAAACCGCACATAAATCCTAGGtttccaggggccttctcagggaggtaatCTTAGGGTGGTTtattgcaggtctgaaaccacatgtaaaacctcaCACCTGTAGGTCCAAAATCCAAAGGATCCCCCTCCAAGGGTTCCACTTTCAAGTAGTTTAAAGCATAGGAACCTTAAGGAagctccatcctaagctcattagggttctaagacctctcTAGGTCCATTCAACCCAATAGATTCaagagaaggaaccgagaagaacctaacctaaagcataatagggtccaaaccttaaatctctcaaatggaatGAGACTACTAACactagagctcataatggagtgaaataactccaccatagcctaGGCCTTAAGGTTCCATCGAtttcttgggttccaagagctctaggtcgaatctctcccattttccaacccttttaaaacccaaaatagaagaaggaagaaagcttcaaatggcttacctacccccaagatgagagagctccacgatttatggctccaagaggtggggtctcaaccttccaccaagcttctccaccttcctcctcctctttcactcctctttctctcctccacgatttaggttagatgggagaagtaattgagaattgaatgctttctccccctttggcttatttatagaaagtggATCTTGGGTCTCTTAAgccaaatgggtcaagagctaaatgggttgacccattagttctatgtggGTTAGTGAATGGAATAACCCAACCTTGGGTTAAtagggttaaatgggcctttAGTGAAATAGGCCATACAAGTTAAATGGcttcttaagttaaatgggcctgcccacaagctttaattagggaaaagcccactttaagatgggttcacatgagatgggtataagtcctcAATGTACTTTTcaaaggtaagtgggacccaaaATTAAGATATTCTTTTCTcacatgaaatagctcgagcggttcaggccttgacccgcacttcgaggtcaccaaggaaagaataaataataaaacttgagggctagaacttacttttccccctgtcatggtttatcacccatgaccccgaatagcttcgccacggcaatgccaagctcatcactgaacgaagtgtccaactgaggcgacagtccaggatgctctctcctaaactccttGCTTctcgggctggtacttggaggatagtcaatAAAGCCGctgtcaacgaactttccccactggcggttgaggaacctttcctctACAGGTAAGCCCGTAttgtggtcaatgattttgtaactaggtttgaccatcatggagaacaggtcaccagcatacatgacagcggtatctacactccacgagaagaaataatatttaattatatcccggggtacgggtataacatcccccccaccttataagaaattttatcctcgaaatttgacatACCTTAtagataggcaagaaaagggtatttcgcccgcatctctacctctgcctcccaagaagcttcctcttcagGATGGTTGCACTatttcaccttcacataatggatggaccggttgcgaagatgaacaaccttgctgtccaaaatcttttcaggcAGCTCTTTATAAGACATGTCGGCCGCAAGTTCTGGCGGTTCATGTGTCAgtacatggcttggatcatggacatacttcctcaacatggacatgtggaagacgtcatgcacaccttctaaagatggagggagtgctaaccaatatgccactggtccaatccgtgcaaggatctcaaaaggcCCTATAAACCTCGGGCTCAGCTggcccttcttgctgaaatgCATCACCCCTTTAgagggtgataccttaaggaacactttattgccaatagtgaactcaaggtctttCTGCCTCAGGTCCGCATAACCCTTCTGCCTTGACTGAGCTTGTTAGACCCGCACCCGAGATCATcttttaatattaatattttgtgCCACGTAGACGGAGCTAGTGTCTATGCCGGTGAGCTATTTGTAATGGTGGTCAAACCGAGTTATAAGATCGTTGACCAGTTCACTGGTTTGGCGGTGGAGGAAAGGTTTCTCAATCGGGATTGGGGAAAATCATGGATGAAGACTTCATGGACTACCCTCCAAGCACTAGTCCCAAGAGCGAGGAGTACCGAAGAGAGAACCCAGTGTCTTGTCACATCGACACGACGAGCCCTAGTGAAGTGAACGTTGAAGTAAGGAAACTCTTCGAGATTCCAAAAAATAATCTTTGATGGGGCAAAAGAACTATTTTGGGTATGTTCTGAACTTGTTTACGAGGTTGCTTAATTTCCTTAGTGCCCTTAAGGGGTGGGTCAAAACCCGACGTCTATTGCCTTGAGTTTACCTTATTTCTGGTGGACTAGACCCTGAACTGGACCCGGTGGTGAGTCCACACCTGCCATATGATTTATTGTGGATAAGATGTCATGGGCCCCATCATCTCCTTTTGTATTTTAGAGTATATCTTAGGGACCCACTAGAGATAAATaagggttttggatttaagtgGATTAATCCAACTATCCACTTATAAGCCATAAATATTCTAGGGACCCACTAAAGACAACTATGAGTTTTGGAGTGTTGTGGATTGGTCTTATCTATCCACTCACTTACCCATGTGTTGGTCTTATCCATCCACTAAGCACCCACTAACAACCCTCTAAGTCTTCTAACCAAGTAAAATCGTGGAggtgaaaagagaaaggaaaagagaggaaaagagaaaggaaaagagaggagaagaagaaggaaagaggaggaaggaagtGAAGATCCTAGGGCTTGTGCAACCACTCTACCTAGGAGTTATTGCTAGGACAAGGTAGGTCAttgaatttctctctctcttctttaaattctttttgggtttagagATGAAACCATTTGGGTTGGGGGTTttgaacctagggttccatttggaacccaaggataCTTTTGGAGTAGTATTTCCCTACTTGGAAGCTTGAAGCTAGCCTTGAGTCtatcctcttccttttttttggattttaattcTTGAATTTAGGGTTCTTggtggagaaaccctagatttggggtTTTAACAGAATTACCCTTCGAACCTGACAACCCTATGATAAGGAtagggtattatgaccctaggtgGCTTGTAGACCTTTTCTCCGAGTCCATGTGAGCTAAAACCCAAGAGAAATCGGGTTCGGGAGCTTGCTTGTGATGAAATTCAAATTCTGCAGGAGCTGGACTCTGTGGTGGACTCAGACTAGAAACCACAAACAGAGTCCACCCTTTCTCTGCCTGCAGCTGGACCCtgtggtggactcagaccagaaacCACAACCAGAGTCCACCCCTTCTCTGCAGGAGCTGGACCCTATGGTGGACTCAGGCCAGgatccacccaagagt harbors:
- the LOC122657760 gene encoding uncharacterized protein LOC122657760, which gives rise to MDPCPFIRLIVESLALKLPQAKKPAGSGVHPSSTPCFCKLRLKNFSPSQTALLPLWSTSDDSPPDSATSSAGFHLEPTILRRLAAKPTTLHLSIYTGSMGRTCGITSGKLLGRVRVRIDLKGTEYRACVFQNGWLKLGKQPDKPSARLHLVVRAEPDPRFVFQFGGEPECSPVVFQIQGNIRQPVFSCKFSSDRNSRSRSLQVDSGNFTRRWVSSFDAERERPGRERKGWMITVHDLSGSPVAAASMITPFVPSPGSDRVSRSNPGAWLILRPHGLSISNWKPWGRLEAWRERGAIDGLGYKFELVTESGTTNIGIPIAEGTMSVRKGGKFNIDTTSTTTTSCGGETVRGGFVMGSSVEGEGKISKPMVEVGVQHVTCIADAALFIALSAAIDLSMDACRLFSHKLRKEFCPDQQDYVS